A portion of the Osmia lignaria lignaria isolate PbOS001 chromosome 15, iyOsmLign1, whole genome shotgun sequence genome contains these proteins:
- the Ca-alpha1D gene encoding ca[2+]-channel protein alpha[[1]] subunit D isoform X7 produces the protein MSAGGDGGSGLGPPELPGAQPTAATPPILGQHRNPQSGQDGQPATALSQTGQTLGTNTGAAKSATKRPARRGGKPPPDRPVRALFCLPLKNPLRKMCIDVVEWKPFEWLILMTIFANCVALAVYTPYPFGDSNLTNQYLEKIEYIFLVIFTVECVMKIIAYGFVAHPGAYLRNGWNILDFSIVVIGMVSTVLSILMKEGFDVKALRAFRVLRPLRLVSGVPSLQVVLNSILRAMIPLLHIALLVLFVIIIYAIIGLELFSGKMHKTCRHNVTDAIMEEPVPCGDGGFQCDNVGPDYYCSKQFWEGPNWGITNFDNFGLAMLTVFQCVTLEGWTDVLYSIEDAMGSSWQWIYFISMVILGAFFVMNLILGVLSGEFSKEREKAKARGDFHKLREKQQIEDDLRGYLDWITQAEDIEPETDEPKMQDGKSKQQSEMESTDQLEGDEEGVQQESVWRRKKRDFDRVNRRMRRACRKAVKSQVFYWLIIVLVFLNTGVLATEHYNQPHWLDDFQEITNMFFIALFSMEMMLKMYSLGFQGYFVSLFNRFDCFVVIGSITEMILTNTQVMPPLGVSVLRCVRLLRVFKVTKYWKSLSNLVASLLNSIQSIASLLLLLFLFIVIFALLGMQVFGGKFNFSELQDKPRHNFDSFWQSLLTVFQILTGEDWNAVMYDGIRAYGGVASFGMLACFYFIILFICGNYILLNVFLAIAVDNLADAESLTAIEKEAEEEAKKNKSHSASPARDEESGEQGDGGEGTGGEDEGGGTDLEHDPNETMEDYEAALDTETSEKSEDMNTHAKVRLNIEESDEEVEEEEEVEQNEMHDDGTEQGVSARPRRMSEFNMATKRQPIPPASAFFIFSQTNRIRVFCHWLCNHSYFGNVILVCIMISSAMLAAEDPLSASSYRNQILLNFDYFFTTVFTIEIWLKMISYGFIIHDGAFCRSAFNLLDLLVVCSSLISMSFSSGAFSVVKVLRVLRVLRPLRAINRAKGLKHVVQCVIVAVKTIGNIVLVTSLLQFVFAVIGVQLFKGKFFLCTDASKMTKDECQGTYLEFENGNINKPVMKERSWCQNRFHFDDVAKAMLTLFTVSTFEGWPSLLDVSIDSNKEDHGPIHNFRPIVAAYYIIYIIIIAFFMVNIFVGFVIVTFQNEGEQEYKNCELDKNQRNCIEFALKAKPVRRYIPKHRIQYKVWWFVTSQPFEYTIFTLIMINTVTLAMKFYRQPEIYTEALDVLNMIFTAVFALEFIFKLAAFRFKNYFGDAWNVFDFIIVLGSFIDIVYSEVNPGSTIISINFFRLFRVMRLVKLLSRGEGIRTLLWTFIKSFQALPYVALLIIMLFFIYAVIGMQVFGKIAIDDDTSIDRNNNFQSFPQAVLVLFRSATGEAWQEIMMDCSAQPGKVMCDPNSDEFNNQNGCGSDIAFPYFISFYVLCSFLIINLFVAVIMDNFDYLTRDWSILGPHHLDEFIRLWSEYDPDAKGRIKHLDVVTLLRKISPPLGFGKLCPHRVACKRLVSMNMPLNSDGTVLFNATLFAVVRTSLRIKTEGNIDDANSELREVIKKIWKRTSPKLLDQVVPPPGGDDEVTVGKFYATFLIQDYFRRFKKRKEQEMKDGDKECHNTVTLQAGLRTLHEAGPELKRAISGNLEELLDDNPEPMHRRNHSLFGSVWSSMRKGHHSFNRARSLKVNSTTKASPTNSIDFLPYSSLQRTGGPDAPNQITARSHQVVPNVAGGLSDSAMNQMGIDAKLTGIEENIPLRPLAGFGNPVQQQSTTYHPSYKVVDGPGSGNYLHPNNEYVSWAGESNGSIGAERLSHSLPGSPADRKPNFEVIGSAESLVGRVLVEQGLGKYCDPEFVRYTSREMQEALDMTREEMDRAAHQLLLQERRGQPLSYQLQQGPEQPWTLPGYQQMQPSTGIGYQPLQEQQPTTGSRQYRPYYRGAGASPGTATGQATLSDPATQQQQPPPS, from the exons ATGAGCGCGGGGGGGGATGGGGGCTCGGGGTTGGGCCCCCCTGAGCTGCCGGGGGCCCAGCCGACTGCCGCGACCCCCCCCATCCTCGGGCAGCACCGGAACCCCCAATCTGGCCAGGACGGACAGCCAGCTACAGCACTGTCGCAAACGGGCCAGACACTCGGGACCAACACCGGTGCCGCCAAATCCGCAACCAAGAGGCCGGCTCGAAGGGGCGGTAAACCTCCGCCCGATAGGCCTGTCAGGGCCCTTTTCTGTCTACCCCTCAAGAATCCTCTGCGAAAAATGTGCATCGACGTCGTCGAATGGAA ACCTTTCGAGTGGCTTATTCTCATGACGATATTCGCGAACTGCGTTGCCCTGGCAGTCTACACACCATACCCGTTCGGTGATTCTAATTTGACCAACCAATATTTG GAAAAAATAGAGTATATATTTCTTGTGATTTTTACGGTCGAGTGCGTGATGAAGATCATCGCTTACGGTTTCGTGGCTCATCCTGGAGCTTACCTTCGGAACGGATGGAACATATTAGATTTCTCGATAGTAGTCATAGG AATGGTGAGCACGGTGTTGTCGATACTAATGAAAGAAGGCTTCGACGTGAAAGCGCTGAGGGCTTTTCGAGTATTACGACCCCTTAGGCTGGTTTCCGGAGTACCGA GTCTTCAAGTGGTCTTAAACTCTATTTTGAGAGCGATGATACCCCTTCTACATATCGCTCTGCTCGTTCTATTCGTCATCATTATTTACGCTATCATTGGCCTCGAGCTGTTCTCTGGCAAAATGCATAAAACATGCAGGCATAATGTGACTG ACGCGATAATGGAAGAGCCAGTTCCTTGCGGAGACGGCGGCTTTCAGTGCGACAACGTTGGGCCCGATTACTATTGTAGCAAACAATTTTGGGAGGGTCCAAACTGGGGTATCACGAATTTCGACAACTTTGGCCTTGCCATGTTGACGGTCTTCCAATGTGTCACGCTCGAGGGTTGGACGGACGTACTTTATAGC ATCGAAGACGCGATGGGAAGCTCGTGGCAATGGATCTATTTCATTTCTATGGTCATACTTGGAGCTTTCTTCGTGATGAACCTGATTCTCGGTGTGCTGTCCGG CGAGTTCtctaaagagagagagaaagcaaaGGCGAGGGGTGACTTCCACAAACTCAGGGAGAAGCAACAAATCGAGGACGATCTGAGGGGTTATCTGGATTGGATCACGCAGGCGGAGGACATCGAGCCGGAAACCGACGAGCCGAAAATGCAAGACGGCAAAT CGAAACAGCAAAGCGAGATGGAGAGCACGGATCAGCTGGAGGGTGACGAGGAAGGAGTTCAACAAGAATCCGTGTGGAGGAGAAAAAAGCGGGACTTTGATAG AGTGAACAGGAGAATGAGAAGGGCCTGTAGAAAAGCCGTCAAGTCGCAGGTTTTCTACTGGTTGATCATAGTATTGGTTTTCCTGAACACCGGAGTTCTGGCGACCGAACACTACAATCAACCGCATTGGTTGGATGATTTTCAAG AGATCACGAACATGTTTTTTATCGCGCTGTTCTCCATGGAGATGATGCTGAAGATGTACAGTTTAGGATTTCAA GGTTACTTTGTCTCGCTGTTTAATCGTTTCGATTGCTTCGTGGTGATCGGCTCGATCACCGAGATGATCCTTACGAACACACAGGTGATGCCACCCTTAGGCGTCTCCGTTCTCCGTTGCGTCCGATTACTCAGGGTATTCAAAGTGACAAA atATTGGAAGTCGCTGTCGAATTTGGTGGCTTCTCTGTTGAATTCGATACAGTCGATCGCGTCTCTGTTGCTTCTACTCTTCCTCTTTATAGTGATCTTTGCTCTTCTCGGCATGCAG GTATTTGGTGGAAAGTTCAATTTTAGCGAGTTACAGGACAAACCTCGTCACAATTTCGACAGTTTCTGGCAAAGTTTGTTGACGGTGTTTCAA ATATTGACAGGCGAGGATTGGAACGCCGTAATGTACGATGGTATCAGAGCTTACGGAGGCGTAGCCAGCTTCGGCATGCTTGCCTGTTTTTATTTCATCATTCTGTTTATATGCGGTAATT ATATTCTACTGAACGTCTTCTTGGCCATCGCTGTCGATAACCTCGCGGATGCCGAGTCATTGACTGCCATCGAAAAGGAAGCCGAAGAAGAG GCCAAGAAGAATAAATCTCACAGTGCCTCGCCAGCTAGGGACGAAGAGAGCGGGGAACAGGGTGACGGTGGCGAAGGAACAGGTGGAGAGGACGAAGGTGGTGGCACGGATTTGGAACATGATCCGAACGAGACGATGGAAGATTACGAGGCAGCTTTGGACACGGAAAC GTCGGAAAAGAGCGAAGACATGAATACTCACGCGAAAGTACGGCTGAATATAGAAGAGTCCGACGAAGAggtggaggaagaagaggaagtcgAACAAAACGAGATGCACG ACGACGGTACGGAACAAGGTGTGTCAGCCAGACCACGGAGAATGTCCGAGTTCAATATGGCCACGAAAAGGCAACCGATTCCCCCTGCAtcggcatttttcattttctcacaAACGAACAG GATTCGCGTGTTCTGTCATTGGCTCTGCAATCATAGTTATTTTGGCAACGTGATTCTCGTTTGTATCATGATATCATCGGCAATGTTGGCCGCCGAAGATCCGCTGAGCGCTTCGTCTTATAGAAATCAG ATATTACTGAATTTCGACTATTTTTTCACCACAGTGTTTACGATCGAGATTTGGTTGAAAATGATCTCGTACGGTTTTATCATACACGACGGCGCTTTCTGTCGATCGGCGTTTAATTTGCTCGACCTGTTGGTCGTTTGCTCTTCTCTCATTTCTATGTCTTTCAG TTCCGGTGCATTTTCCGTAGTGAAGGTGCTTCGTGTGTTGCGCGTTCTCAGACCTCTGCGTGCCATCAATCGTGCCAAGGGATTAAAG CACGTAGTACAGTGCGTCATCGTAGCGGTAAAGACTATCGGAAACATAGTCCTCGTCACCAGCCTCCTGCAGTTCGTGTTCGCCGTCATTGGCGTACAACTGTTCAAG GGTAAATTTTTCTTATGTACCGATGCATCGAAAATGACGAAGGACGAGTGTCA GGGTACATACCTCGAATTTGAGAACGGTAACATTAATAAACCGGTGATGAAGGAGAGAAGTTGGTGCCAGAATCGTTTCCACTTCGACGACGTGGCGAAAGCGATGCTCACCCTTTTTACCGTATCAACGTTCGAAGGCTGGCCTTC ATTGCTAGACGTGTCGATCGACTCTAACAAGGAGGATCACGGACCAATTCATAATTTTCGGCCGATAGTCGCCGCGTACTACATCATTTACATCATTATCATAGCATTCTTCATGGTCAACATCTTCGTTGGTTTCGTTATTGTCACTTTCCAGAATGAGGGTGAGCAAGAGTACAAAAACTGCGAGCTCGATAAGAATCAG CGGAATTGCATCGAGTTCGCGTTAAAGGCTAAACCAGTGCGACGATACATACCGAAGCATCGAATACAGTACAAAGTATGGTGGTTCGTCACCTCACAACCGTTCGAGTATACAATTTTCACTCTGATCATGATCAATACCGTCACGCTGGCAATGAAGTTCTACCGGCAACCGGAAATCTACACGGAAGCGTTGGATGTTCTCAACATGATCTTCACCGCTGTCTTTGCCCTCGAATTCATCTTCAAACTTGCGGCATTTCGATTTAAG AATTACTTTGGCGATGCTTGGAACGTGTTCGATTTTATCATCGTGCTTGGAAGCTTCATCGATATCGTTTACTCGGAAGTGAAC CCCGGCTCGACCATCATTTCCATCAACTTCTTTCGACTATTCCGCGTGATGCGATTGGTCAAGTTGCTGAGCAGAGGGGAAGGTATCAGAACGCTACTCTGGACGTTTATCAAATCCTTTCAAGCTCTGCCCTACGTAGCCCTTCTCATCATAATGTTGTTCTTCATTTACGCTGTGATAGGAATGCAG GTATTTGGAAAAATTGCAATCGACGACGACACGTCGATAGACCGAAACAATAACTTCCAGTCGTTTCCGCAAGCGGTGTTGGTATTATTTCGATCGGCTACAG GAGAGGCTTGGCAAGAGATTATGATGGACTGTTCGGCGCAACCGGGCAAAGTGATGTGCGATCCGAATAGCGATGAATTCAACAACCAAAATGGCTGTGGATCCGACATTGCATTTCCCTACTTTATATCTTTCTACGTTTTATGCTCTTTCCTT ATCATCAATCTCTTCGTCGCCGTGATCATGGACAATTTCGATTACTTGACGAGGGATTGGTCGATCCTGGGTCCGCATCATTTGGACGAGTTTATTCGTCTCTGGTCCGAGTACGATCCTGACGCGAAAGGTCGCATCAAGCACCTGGACGTGGTCACACTGCTGAGAAAGATATCACCGCCTTTAGGTTTCGGTAAACTCTGCCCTCATCGTGTCGCGTGCAAA AGGCTGGTCTCGATGAACATGCCGTTGAACAGCGACGGCACGGTTTTGTTCAACGCGACCCTGTTCGCCGTGGTGAGAACTTCGCTGCGAATCAAAACCGAGGGTAACATCGACGATGCGAACTCCGAGCTCAGAGAAGTGATCAAAAAGATCTGGAAAAGGACCAGCCCGAAACTGTTGGATCAAGTGGTGCCACCGCCAGGAGGCGACGACGAAGTAACCGTTGGTAAATTCTACGCGACCTTCCTGATCCAGGACTACTTCCGAAGATTCAAGAAGCGCAAGGAGCAAGAGATGAAAGACGGCGATAAAGAGTGTCACAACACGGTTACGCTTCAG GCCGGACTGAGAACCTTGCACGAAGCTGGACCCGAGTTAAAGAGAGCCATTTCTGGGAACTTGGAAGAACTTTTGGACGACAATCCGGAGCCTATGCACAGG AGAAATCATTCGCTGTTTGGAAGCGTGTGGTCGAGCATGAGAAAGGGACATCACAGTTTCAATCGAGCTAGGTCGTTGAAAGTAAATTCAACGACTAAG GCGTCTCCGACGAATTCCATCGATTTCCTGCCGTACTCGTCGCTTCAGAGAACAGGCGGTCCCGACGCACCGAACCAAATAACCGCGAGGTCTCATCAAGTTGTGCCAAACGTAGCGGG TGGGCTAAGCGACAGCGCGATGAATCAAATGGGAATCGATGCGAAGCTCACGGGCATAGAGGAGAATATTCCTCTGAGACCGTTGGCCGGGTTCGGGAATCCCGTCCAGCAACAATCAACCACCTATCATCCCTCTTACAAAGTGGTCGA CGGTCCAGGTAGCGGTAATTACCTTCATCCGAATAACGAATACG TGTCCTGGGCCGGAGAGAGTAACGGAAGCATCGGCGCAGAGCGCCTGTCCCACAGTTTGCCGGGCAGTCCTGCGGACCGGAAGCCTAACTTCGAGGTCATCGGAAGCGCCGAGAGTCTAGTCGGTCGG GTTCTGGTGGAACAAGGACTGGGCAAGTATTGCGACCCAGAGTTCGTCAGATACACGTCGCGAGAGATGCAAGAAGCGCTGGACATGACGCGCGAAGAGATGGATCGAGCTGCTCATCAGTTGCTTCTGCAAGAACGTCGAGGACAACCGCTTTCCTACCAGTTACAGCAAGGACCGGAGCAACCGTGGACTTTACCGGGCTACCAACAGATGCAACCGTCGACAGGTATCGGTTATCAACCGCTACAGGAGCAACAACCTACTACTGGTTCGCGACAGTACCGACCATATTATCGAGGCGCCGGCGCCAGCCCCGGCACCGCTACCGGTCAAGCGACACTCTCGGATCCAGCCACGCAACAACAGCAACCTCCACCATCTTAG